From the genome of Streptomyces sp. NBC_01304:
GGCAGCGATGAGCAGGACCGCAGGGAAGCGTGACGAGGGTGAGGGCGGGGCGCCGGAGACCCCCCAGCGCGCGCCCCGCCTCATCCAGAACGAGGCCACCACCGAGATCCCCGTCCACCTCCTCTTCCGCGACGACACCGGGCAGACCCCGCTGCCCCTGCCGCCCACCGTGGTCGGCCGCCGGCAGGGCACCGGGGAGCAGCCGCGCACCCCGCGCCGCCCCGCGCCGACCGTCGCACCCACCGGCCCGCCCGTCGACGCCTCGCCGGCCGAGTGCGCGGGCCCGGCGTGCTCCGGACCGGCCGCCGCGCTCGCCGGGACCGCGGCGCTCACCGGGTGCGGCGCCGGGCTGTGGTGGGCGGGGGTCGTGCCGCCGCTCGCCCTGAAGCTGGCGCGGCTGCCGATCCACGAAGGGGCCGAACTGGGGCCCGCGCAGTGGGCTGTCGTCGCCGGATCCGGAGCGGTCGCGCTGTTCGCGTTCGGCGGGCTCGGGCGGGGCCGGATCGGGAAGGCGTGGGTGCTCTCGCTGTTCGGGCGGTACCGGGGGAGCGTGCGCCGGACCGGCCTGGTCTGGATCAACCCGCTGCTCAGGCGGCAACGCATCGACGTACGACTGAAGCACTGGCGCAGCGAGCCGATGCCCGCCGTCGACGCCAACGGGGTCGCGCTGCAGGTCGTCGTCCTCGTGGTCTGGCGGGTCAAGGACACCGCGCGGGCCGTCTTCGCGGTCGACGACCACGCCGGATTCCTGCGCGAATGCGTCGAGGCGGCGCTCGCCCGGGTCCTCTCGCAGCTGCCCGCCGACGCCTTCCAGGGCGGCGGCCCGACCCTGCGCAACGTGGAGGCGGTCGGGGACGCGCTGACCCGGCGGATCAGGAAGGACGCGGAGCCCGCCGGGATCGAGGTGTTCTCCGCGCAGCCGACGCGGATCGAGTACGCCCCCGAAGTCGCGGCCGCCATGCAGCGCAGGCGGATCGCCGCTCTGGACGCCCGGCACCGGGACAGCCTGCTGACCCAGGTCGTCGACTCGGTCGAGGACACGGTGACGCGGCTGACCACGCGCGGGCTCGTGGAGCTCGACGACTACGAACGAAAGGCCCTGGTGAAGGATCTGACGGTGGCGTTCTATACGGGGCATGGAGATCGCTGACCCGCCCCTCATCCCGGATCTGGCCGCTGACGCCTGGCAGTTGACGGCCGACGTCCCGCGCGCCGTGCTCGGCCTCGCCGGCCCGCCCGGCGCCGGGAAGTCCACCCTCGCCCGCGCCCTGGTCGCCGCGCTCGACGCCGAGCACGGGGCCGGGGCCGCCGGGTACCTGCCGCTCGACGGGTTCCATCTGTCCAATGTGCAGCTGGCGCGGCTCGGGCTGATG
Proteins encoded in this window:
- a CDS encoding SPFH domain-containing protein encodes the protein MSRTAGKRDEGEGGAPETPQRAPRLIQNEATTEIPVHLLFRDDTGQTPLPLPPTVVGRRQGTGEQPRTPRRPAPTVAPTGPPVDASPAECAGPACSGPAAALAGTAALTGCGAGLWWAGVVPPLALKLARLPIHEGAELGPAQWAVVAGSGAVALFAFGGLGRGRIGKAWVLSLFGRYRGSVRRTGLVWINPLLRRQRIDVRLKHWRSEPMPAVDANGVALQVVVLVVWRVKDTARAVFAVDDHAGFLRECVEAALARVLSQLPADAFQGGGPTLRNVEAVGDALTRRIRKDAEPAGIEVFSAQPTRIEYAPEVAAAMQRRRIAALDARHRDSLLTQVVDSVEDTVTRLTTRGLVELDDYERKALVKDLTVAFYTGHGDR